In Cheilinus undulatus linkage group 16, ASM1832078v1, whole genome shotgun sequence, one DNA window encodes the following:
- the LOC121524215 gene encoding interaptin-like encodes MEDTSDQEFVWRSMSVILEETEEFEEEEDHILEEAEEQHFSSSQDCRSFNESQMYKSETLEQLIREDDPQDTEQGEDGEDSLHDSGVRQMTSNTDPEESKEGLQSYVKIIRESAVEVKDKDKLIEELRNSAEVIKKQREEEGSWDVAGVMALKECLAMQEAERLKKDEIIQSLHLEIINLKQYRQVNPEIEALMSRLAEEQEEREQEVKSLNVVIQALQTTVEDGNQMVSALQDKVEQLASDLRTEQHKNSSLQRDYEAAVFQGQRDLQKSGDLVSSLQRGVEQLASDLRTEQHKNSSLQRDYEAAVSQGQRDLQKSGDLVSSLQEKVEQMASNLRTEQHKNSSLQRDYEAAVFQGQKDLQKSGDLVSSLQEKVEQLASDLRTEQHKNSSLQRDYEAAVFQGQKDLQKSGDLVSSLQEKVEQLASDLRTEQHKNSSLQRDYEAAVSQGQRDLQKSGDLVSSLQEKVEQLASDLRTEQHKNSSLQRDYEAAVFQGQRDLQKSGDLVSSLQRGVEQLESDLRTEQHKNSSLQRDYEAAVSQGQRDLQKSGDLVSSLQREVEQLASDLRTEQHKNSSLQRDYEAAVSQGQKDLQNSVGLVSSLQREVEQLASDLRTEQHKNSSLQRDYEAAVFQGQKDLQKSGDLVSSLQREVEQFALDLRTEQHKNSSLQRDYEAAVSQGQKDLQKSGDLVSSLQREVEQLASDLRTEQHKNSSLQRDYEAAVSQGQKDLQKSGDLVSSLQEKVEQLASDLRTERGKNSSLQRDYEAAVFQGQKDLQKSGDLVSSLQEKVEQLASDLRTEQHKNSSLQRDYEAAVSQGQKDLQKSGDLVSSLQREVEQLASDLRTEQHKNSSLQRDYEAAVFQGQKDLQKSGDLVSSLQEKVEQLASDLRTEQHKNSSLQRDYEAAVFQGQRDLQKSGDLVSSLQRGVEQLESDLRTEQHKNSSLQRDYEAAVFQGQRDLQKSGDLVSSLQEKVEQLASDLRTEQHKNSSLQRDYEAAVFQGQKDLQKSGDLVSSLQREVEQLASDLRTEQHKNSSLQRDYEAAVFQGQKDLQKSGDLVSSLQREVEQFALDLRTEQHKNSSLQRDYEAAVSQGQKDLQKSGDLVSSLQEKVEQLASDLRREQVKYTAVQRDCEVAVSCGQRDLQKATELETMVSSLQEKVEQLASNLKREQDKNSSLQRDYEAAVSQCRMYIQKSEDLENMVSDLRREQAKSCSEIQRLSDELQLAQLAKKRLQSHGESELANAMEKIRLLEKELDEKSRALDRSITAEKIYQSALNDERMHFDRMFLQKQDRDGVKADLQNQRRHTTESLECQDTRTLLEENKDIRTKFSKLKSMFCHLYERYEAKNKITSDNGLTISNLQTKIEEFKASQVESAARMAALKGELREERRCNFELQQRVDEVVSDLEDERTAHFKQRLELQEALSKNISYQEENQRLTEALRAKNSSFMFTNLQMHTPYIQSFNPSGDVELRLTRQQFELDENKEEIRRLKSQCLELEKKNLSMTNTYRKLRYDHNDLKRRHDMLLTDSSLR; translated from the coding sequence ATGGAGGACACATCGGATCAGGAGTTTGTGTGGAGGAGTATGAGTGTGATCCTGGAGGAGACTGAAGAGTTTGAAGAGGAAGAGGACCATATCTTGGAGGAGGCCGAAGAGCAGCACTTCTCCTCCAGCCAAGACTGCAGATCCTTCAACGAATCACAGATGTACAAATCTGAGACGTTGGAGCAGCTGATCAGAGAAGATGATCCTCAAGATACGGAACAGGGGGAAGATGGCGAGGACAGCCTCCATGACAGTGGCGTTCGACAAATGACGTCGAATACCGATCCTGAAGAGTCAAAGGAAGGGCTCCAGAGCTATGTTAAAATCATCAGAGAATCAGCTGTGGAAGTCAAAGACAAAGACAAGCTGATTGAGGAGCTCAGAAATTCTGCTGAAGTGATCaaaaagcagagagaagaggaaggatCCTGGGACGTGGCTGGAGTAATGGCACTGAAGGAGTGCCTTGCCATGCAGGAGGCGGAGCGTCTCAAGAAAGATGAGATAATCCAATCCCTGCACCTTGAAATTATCAATTTAAAACAGTACAGGCAAGTAAATCCTGAAATCGAGGCACTGATGAGCCGCCTTgcagaggaacaggaggaaAGAGAGCAGGAAGTAAAATCTCTGAACGTCGTTATTCAGGCGCTACAGACTACAGTGGAGGATGGAAACCAGATGGTTTCTGCTCTGCAGGACAAAGTCGAACAGTTGGCATCAGACCTCAGAAccgaacaacacaaaaacagttctcTTCAGAGGGACTATGAGGCTGCTGTCTTCCAGGGTCAGAGGGATTTACAGAAGTCAGGGGACCTGGTTTCCTCACTGCAGAGGGGAGTCGAACAGTTGGCATCAGACCTCAGAAccgaacaacacaaaaacagttctcTTCAGAGGGACTATGAGGCTGCTGTCTCCCAGGGTCAGAGGGATTTACAGAAGTCAGGGGACCTGGTTTCCTCACTGCAGGAGAAGGTCGAACAGATGGCATCAAACCTCAGAAccgaacaacacaaaaacagttctcTTCAGAGGGACTATGAGGCTGCTGTCTTCCAGGGTCAGAAGGATTTACAGAAGTCAGGGGACCTGGTTTCCTCACTGCAGGAGAAGGTCGAACAGTTGGCATCAGACCTCAGAAccgaacaacacaaaaacagttctcTTCAGAGGGACTATGAGGCTGCTGTCTTCCAGGGTCAGAAGGATTTACAGAAGTCAGGGGACCTGGTTTCCTCACTGCAGGAGAAGGTCGAACAGTTGGCATCAGACCTCAGAAccgaacaacacaaaaacagttctcTTCAGAGGGACTATGAGGCTGCTGTCTCCCAGGGTCAGAGGGATTTACAGAAGTCAGGGGACCTGGTTTCCTCACTGCAGGAGAAAGTCGAACAGTTGGCATCAGACCTCAGAAccgaacaacacaaaaacagttctcTTCAGAGGGACTATGAGGCTGCTGTCTTCCAGGGTCAGAGGGATTTACAGAAGTCAGGGGACCTGGTTTCCTCACTGCAGAGGGGAGTCGAACAGTTGGAATCAGACCTCAGAAccgaacaacacaaaaacagttctcTTCAGAGGGACTATGAGGCTGCTGTCTCCCAGGGTCAGAGGGATTTACAGAAGTCAGGGGACCTGGTTTCCTCACTGCAGAGGGAAGTAGAACAGTTGGCATCAGACCTCAGAAccgaacaacacaaaaacagttctcTTCAGAGGGACTATGAGGCTGCTGTCTCCCAGGGTCAGAAGGATTTACAGAATTCAGTGGGCCTGGTTTCCTCACTGCAGAGGGAAGTCGAACAGTTGGCTTCAGACCTCAGAAccgaacaacacaaaaacagttctcTTCAGAGGGACTATGAGGCTGCTGTCTTCCAGGGTCAGAAGGATTTACAGAAGTCAGGGGACCTGGTTTCCTCACTGCAGAGGGAAGTCGAACAGTTTGCTTTAGACCTCAGAAccgaacaacacaaaaacagttctcTTCAGAGGGACTATGAGGCTGCCGTCTCCCAGGGTCAGAAGGATTTACAGAAGTCAGGGGACCTGGTTTCCTCACTGCAGAGGGAAGTCGAACAGTTGGCATCAGACCTCAGAAccgaacaacacaaaaacagttctcTTCAGAGGGACTATGAGGCTGCTGTCTCCCAGGGTCAGAAGGATTTACAGAAGTCAGGGGACCTGGTTTCCTCACTGCAGGAGAAAGTTGAACAGTTGGCATCAGACCTCAGAACCGAACGAGGAAAAAACAGTTCTCTTCAGAGGGACTATGAGGCTGCTGTTTTCCAGGGTCAGAAGGATTTACAGAAGTCAGGGGACCTGGTTTCCTCACTGCAGGAGAAGGTCGAACAGTTGGCATCAGACCTCAGAAccgaacaacacaaaaacagttctcTTCAGAGGGACTATGAGGCTGCTGTCTCCCAGGGTCAGAAGGATTTACAGAAGTCAGGGGACCTGGTTTCCTCACTGCAGAGGGAAGTCGAACAGTTGGCATCAGACCTCAGAAccgaacaacacaaaaacagttctcTTCAGAGGGACTATGAGGCTGCTGTTTTCCAGGGTCAGAAGGATTTACAGAAGTCAGGGGACCTGGTTTCCTCACTGCAGGAGAAGGTCGAACAGTTGGCATCAGACCTCAGAAccgaacaacacaaaaacagttctcTTCAGAGGGACTATGAGGCTGCTGTCTTCCAGGGTCAGAGGGATTTACAGAAGTCAGGGGACCTGGTTTCCTCACTGCAGAGGGGAGTCGAACAGTTGGAATCAGACCTCAGAAccgaacaacacaaaaacagttctcTTCAGAGGGACTATGAGGCTGCTGTCTTCCAGGGTCAGAGGGATTTACAGAAGTCAGGGGACCTGGTTTCCTCACTGCAGGAGAAGGTCGAACAGTTGGCATCAGACCTCAGAAccgaacaacacaaaaacagttctcTTCAGAGGGACTATGAGGCTGCTGTCTTCCAGGGTCAGAAGGATTTACAGAAGTCAGGGGACCTGGTTTCTTCACTGCAGAGGGAAGTCGAACAGTTGGCATCAGACCTCAGAAccgaacaacacaaaaacagttctcTTCAGAGGGACTATGAGGCTGCTGTCTTCCAGGGTCAGAAGGATTTACAGAAGTCAGGGGACCTGGTTTCCTCACTGCAGAGGGAAGTCGAACAGTTTGCTTTAGACCTCAGAAccgaacaacacaaaaacagttctcTTCAGAGGGACTATGAGGCTGCCGTCTCCCAGGGTCAGAAGGATTTACAGAAGTCAGGGGACCTGGTTTCCTCACTGCAGGAGAAAGTCGAACAGTTGGCATCAGACCTCAGGAGAGAACAGGTAAAATATACTGCTGTTCAGAGGGACTGTGAGGTCGCAGTCTCTTGCGGTCAGAGGGATTTACAGAAGGCCACAGAACTGGAGACAATGGTTTCCTCACTGCAGGAGAAAGTGGAACAGTTGGCCTCAAACCTGAAAAGagaacaagacaaaaacagttCACTTCAGAGGGACTATGAGGCTGCCGTCTCCCAATGTAGGATGTACATCCAGAAATCAGAAGACTTGGAAAACATGGTGTCAGACCTAAGGAGAGAACAAGCCAAAAGCTGTTCTGAAATCCAAAGACTGAGCGATGAACTTCAACTTGCACAGCTCGCCAAAAAACGACTACAGAGCCATGGAGAAAGTGAGTTGGCTAATGCGATGGAGAAGATCAGACTTCTAGAGAAGGAACTTGATGAAAAATCCCGGGCTTTAGACAGGAGTATTACTGCTGaaaaaatctatcagtctgCCCTGAACGATGAAAGGATGCACTTTGATCGTATGTTTTTACAAAAGCAGGATAGAGACGGTGTAAAGGCAGACCTCCAGAACCAGCGGAGACACACTACTGAGTCCTTGGAGTGTCAGGACACGAGGACATTGTTGGAGGAAAACAAAGACATCAGGACCAAGTTCAGCAAATTGAAGTCCATGTTCTGCCATCTCTATGAACGCTATGAAGCCAAGAACAAGATCACGTCTGACAATGGGCTCACCATCAGCAACCTCCAAACCAAGATTGAAGAGTTCAAGGCTTCGCAGGTTGAGAGCGCAGCGAGAATGGCGGCGCTCAAAGGTGAActcagagaagagaggaggtgTAACTTTGAGCTGCAGCAGAGAGTGGATGAAGTCGTCTCTGACCTCGAGGACGAAAGAACCGCGCATTTCAAACAGCGACTGGAGCTACAGGAAGCTCTGAGTAAGAACATCTCCTATCAGGAGGAGAATCAGAGACTGACTGAGGCTCTAAGGGCGAAGAACTCCAGCTTCATGTTCACCAACCTCCAGATGCACACACCCTACATTCAGTCATTCAACCCGTCTGGAGATGTGGAGCTCAGGCTCACCAGGCAGCAGTTTGAACTGGATGAAAACAAGGAGGAGATACGCAGGCTGAAGAGTCAGTGCCTGGAGCTGGAGAAGAAGAATCTCAGCATGACTAACACATATCGAAAGCTGCGTTATGATCACAATGACCTCAAGCGCAGACATGATATGCTTCTCACAGACAGCAGTCTCCGCTGA
- the c16h5orf49 gene encoding uncharacterized protein C5orf49 homolog, which translates to MDESLEAQLKQLSTDTSFTQPRRKETSYFNRDPKAPEISTYDQVFHQAEGYDMKLRRDDRKHDKGRGLDINGEEKSRVVPVRSSAEYGHHPVPALFQTSRRHNRVASTRAEFYMKNGIIWNVEEGYGSVAPI; encoded by the exons ATGGACGAATCACTCGAGGCACAACTCAAACAACTCTCTACCGACACTAGCTTCACCCAACCACGCCGGAAAGAAACGTCCTACTTCAACAGAGACCCAAAG GCTCCGGAGATCTCCACTTATGACCAAGTGTTCCACCAGGCTGAGGGCTATGACATGAAACTGCGCCGGGATGACAGAAAACACGATAAAGGAAGAGGACTGGACATAAATGGAGAG GAGAAGTCCAGAGTTGTTCCTGTGCGCTCCTCTGCAGAGTACGGCCATCATCCAGTTCCCGCCCTCTTTCAAACAAGCCGAAGGCACAACAGGGTGGCGAGCACTAGAGCGGAATTTTACATGAAGAATGGGATTATCTGGAATGTGGAGGAGGGGTATGGATCCGTGGCTCCCATTTAA